The Pseudonocardia broussonetiae DNA segment GTGATCAGCGCGCGAAGACGCGCCCGCGCAGCAGGACCAGCGCGGGCTCGTCGAGCACCGACAGGTCGGCCCGCGGGTCGCTGCGGTAGACGACGAGGTCGGCGGGGGCGCCGGGGTGCGGGGCGGGACGGCCGAGCCAGTGGCGGGCGTTCCAGCTCGCGGCGCCCAGCGGGTCGGTGTGGCCCGCCGCGGCCAGCGCGCGCACCTCGTCGGCGATCCGGCCGTGGGCGATGCCGCCGCCCGCGTCGGTGCCCGCGTACACGGCCACCCCGGCCTCGACGGCCCGCCGCACGACGTCGCCCGCCCCGGCGTGCAGCGCGCGCATGTGCGCGGCGTACGCCGGGTACTTCGACGCCGAGTCGGCGATGCCCGGGAACGTCTCGACGTTGATCAGCGTCGGGACCAGCGCGGTGCCGCGCTCGACCATCTGCGCGATGAGGTCGTCGGTGAGGCCGGTGCCGTGCTCGATGCAGTCGATGCCCGCACCGATCAGGCCGGGCAGCGCGTCGGTGCCGAACACGTGCGCGGTGACCCGGGCGCCGGCGGCGTGGGCGGCCTCGATCGCGGCGCGGAGCACGTCGTCGGGCCAGAGCGGGGCGAGGTCGCCGACGCCGCGGTCGATCCAGTCGCCGACGAGCTTGACCCAGCCGTCGCCCGCCGCGGCCTGCTCCGCGACGAGATCGGGCAGCAGCGCGGGGTCGTCGGCGTCGATCGCCAGGCCCGGGATGTAGCGCTTGGGCCGCGCGAGGTGCCGCCCGGCGCGGATGATCTCCGGGAGGTCCTCGCGGGCCTGCAGCGCGGAGGTGTCGACGGGCGAGCCGCAGTCGCGGATGAGCAGCGTTCCGGCGTCGCGGTCGACGCGGGCCTGCGCGTCGGCCTCCTCCAGGTCGACCGGGCCGGACGGGCCCAGGCCGACGTGGCAGTGGGCGTCGACGAGGCCGGGCACGATCCAGCCGCCGTCGACGAGCGTCTCGGCGCCCGCGATCGGCTCGTCGACGAACCGCCCGTCGGGACCGACGAACAGCTCGACGGTCTCCTCACCCGGCAGCAGCACACCCCGCAGGCGGAACACGGGTCAGCGCCCCTTCGGGAACCGGAGCTTGCTCGGGTCGAACCCCGGGGGCAGCTGGTCCAGGCCCGGCGGCATCTGCTGCAGCGTGGGCGGCAGGCCCGACAGGTCGGGCATCCCGCCCCCGGCGCGCGACGGCGTCGGCCGGCCCTTGCCCTTCTTGTTCTTGCGCTTGCTCGCGAGCTTCTTCGTGGCGCTGCGCTGCCCGCCGCCGAAGCCGAACTGCCCGGCCATCTGCTTCATCATCTTGCGGGCCTCGAAGAAGCGGTTGACCAGGTCGTTGACGTCGCCGACGGCGACGCCCGACCCGTTCGCGATGCGCAGCCGGCGCGACCCGTTGATGATCTTCGGGTCGGCGCGCTCGGCCGGCGTCATGCCGCGGATGATGGCCTGCAGCTTGTCCAGGTGCCGGTCGTCGACCTGGGCCAGCGCGTGCTTCATCTGGCCCGTGTTGGCGCCGGGGAGCATGCCCAGGATGTTGCCGATCGGGCCCATCTTGCGGATGGCCATCATCTGCTCGAGGAAGTCCTCGAGCGACAGCTCGCCGCTGGCGATCTTCGCCGCGGCCTTCTCCGACTGCTCCTGGTCGAAGGCCCCCTCGGCCTGCTCGATGAGGGTGAGCAGGTCGCCCATCCCGAGGATGCGGCTGGCCATCCGGTCGGGGTGGAAGACGTCGAAGTTCTCGAGCTTCTCGCCGTCGGAGGCGAACAGGATCGGCTGGCCGGTGACCTCGCGGACGCTCAGCGCGGCACCACCGCGGGCGTCGCCGTCGAGCTTGGTGAGCACCACGCCGGTGAAGCCGACGCCGTCGCGGAACGCCTCGGCGGTGGCCACGGCGTCCTGGCCGATCATGGCGTCGACGACGAACAGCGTCTCGTCCGGCCGCACCGCGTCGCGGATGTCGGCGGCCTGCCGCATCAGCTCCTCGTCGACGCCCAGGCGGCCCGCGGTGTCGACGACGACGACGTCGTACATCTTGTCCCGCGCGTGCGCGACGCCGCGGCGGGCGACGTCGACCGGGTCGCCCACCCCGTTGCGCTCCGCGCTGCCCGGCTGTGTCTGATGACCGGCCGCTGACGCGCCCGGATGTGGGGCGAAGACGGTGGCCCCGGCGCGCTCGCCGACGATCTGCAGCTGCGTGACCGCGTTGGGGCGCTGGAGGTCGCACGCGACCAGCAGCGGCGTGTGCCCCTGGCTCTTCAGCCAGAACGCGAGCTTGCCCGCCAGCGTCGTCTTGCCGGAGCCCTGCAGGCCGGCGAGCATGATCACCGTCGGCGGTTCCTTGGAGAACCGCAGCCGCCGGGTCTCGCCGCCGAGGACGGAGACGAGCTCCTCGTTGACGATCTTGACGACCTGCTGGGCGGGGTTCAGCGCGCCCGAGACCTCGGCGCCCTTGGCCCGCTCCTTGGTGCGCGCGACGAAGCCGCGCACCACGGGCAGCGCGACGTCGGCCTCCAGCAGCGCGATGCGGATCTCGCGCGCGGTGGCGTCGATGTCGGCCTCGGAGAGACGGCCCTTGCCACGGAGGTTCGCCAGCGTGCCGGAGAGGCGCTCGGAGAGGGTGTCGAACACCCGCACGAGACTACTTGTGCGGCGGCGGTCGCTGCGGGCTCGGGGGCATCAGACCGCGTCGGGGCCGCGTTCGCCGGTGCGCACGCGCACGACCTGGTCGACGCGCGTCGTCCACACCTTGCCGTCGCCGATCTTCCCGGTGCGGGCCGCCGCGACCACCGCGTCGAGCACCCGCTCGACCACCTCGTCGTCGACCACGACCTCCACGCGGACCTTCGGCACGAAGTCGACGTTGTACTCCGCGCCCCGGTAGACCTCGGTGTGCCCCTTCTGGCGGCCGTGGCCCTGCACCTCCGACACGGTCATGCCGAGCACGCCCAGGCGCTCCAGGGCGCTCTTCACGTCGCCGAGCGCGAACGGCTTGACGATGGCGGTCACCAGGATCATCGGGGGGTCTCCTCGGTGCGGGCCGCACCCAGGGAGCGGCCGGTGGTGGTCAGGGGCGTGTAGTCGTACGCGGTCTCCGCGTGCTCGGCCTCGTCGATGCCCTCGGCCTCGACCTCGGCGTCGACGCGGAACCCGATCGTCGCGCGGACCAGCCAGGCGAGCAGGAACGACACCCCGAACGCGAACGCCGCGGTCGCGAGCACGGCCACGACCTGCTTGCCGAGCTGCGCGGGGCCGCCGCCGTAGAGCAGGCCGTCGGCGCCGGCCTCGTTGACCGCGCTCGTGGCGACGAACCCGAGCATCAGCATGCCCAGCAGGCCGCCGACGCCGTGGATCGCGACGACGTCGAGCGAGTCGTCGTAGCCCAGGCGGTACTTGAGCCGGATCGCGAGCTGGCAGACGACGCCGGCGAGCAGGCCGATGGCCAGCGCGCCGAACGTGTCGACGTACCCGCAGGCCGGGGTGATGCCGACGAGCCCGGCGATGGCCGCCGAGGCCGCGCCGAGGCTGGTGGGGCGCCCGTCGAGGCGGTGCTCCAGCGCGAGCCAGGACAGCACCGCGGCCGCCGAGGCCGTCATCGTGGTGACGAAGGCGTTGCCCGCCACGGCGCCCGCGGCCAGCGCCGACCCGGCGTTGAAGCCGAACCAGCCGAACCACAGCAGGCCCGCGCCGAGCAGCACGGCGGGCAGGTTGTGCGGGCGCATCGGCTGCTGCGGCCAGCCGCGGCGCCGGCCGAGCACGACGGCCAGGGCGAGCGCCGAGGCCCCGGAGTTGATCTCGACGGCGGTGCCGCCCGCGAAGTCGAGCGCGCCCAGGGTGTTGGCCATCCAGCCGCCGCGCTCCGCGACGAACCCGTCGAAGGCGAAGATCCAGTGCGCCAGCGGGACGTAGACCAGCACCGTCCACAGCGCGATGAACAGCGCGAACGGCCAGAACCGGGCGCGGTCGGCGACGGCGCCCGACAGCAGCGCCGCGGTGATGACGGCGAACATCAGCTGGAACATCGCGAACACCTGCAGCGGGATGCCGGCGTCGCCGCCGACGACCGTGGTGGTGTCGCGCAGGCCGGCGAAGTCGAGGTTGCCGATCAGGCCGCCCGTCGAGTCGCCGAAGGCGAGGGAGAACCCGCCGAGCACCCAGACCAGGCCGACGACGCCGAGGCAGACGACGCTCATCATCATCATGTTGAGCACGCTCTTCGCGCGGACCATGCCGCCGTAGAAGAACGCGAGCCCGGGCGTCATGAGCATGACCAGGGCGGCGCACCCCAGCAGGTACGCCGTGTTCCCGACCTGCACGCCCGACAACACCTGCACACCCGACGACGCCGTCACGGCGGTGATCGTCAGCGCCGTCTGTTACGCCTGCGTTTCCGGGTCGTGTCGTCGGGGTTGCCTCCGCAGTTCACCCGGCCGGTCACCCCGCCGCGCTCATCCTGCCGCGGCCAGCACGGCCTCCTCGATGCGGCGGCGGTCGGTCGACCGGATCGCGCCGTCGCCCGCGGGCCCGGCGAGGCAGAAGGAGTCGACGACCGAGGAGCCCAGGGTGGACACGCGCGCCCAGCGCAGCGCGGCGTCGCAGCCCTCCAGCGCGGCGGCGACGCGGTGCAGCAGGCCGATCCGGTCGGTGCCGCGCAGCTCCAGCACGACCGCGCCGGTGGCCTCGTCGTCGAACCAGAGCACCCGCGGCGGGGCGGCGGGCTCGGTCGACGCGGCCGGGGCGTAGTCGCGCTCCTTGCGCGCCAGCGCGTCGGCGAGGGTGAGGGTGCCGTCCAGGACGCGGCCCAGCGCCGTGCGCAGCACCGCCGGGTCGGGCAGGCCGCCGAAGCGGGGCGACACCGTGAACGTGAACACCGCGACCTCGCCGGTGGTCGCGAGCTCCGCCGCGTGCACCTCCAGCGAGTGCAGCGCCAGCACGCCCGCGGCCGCGGCCAGCGAGCCGCGCGCGTCGGGCACCGCGACCAGGACCGTGGCCGGGGTGTCCTCGTCGACGAACCGCACCTGCGGCCGCTGGTCGGCGAGCACCGCCGCCGCGATGCCGTCGTCGGAGCCCTCGGGCGGCAGCGGCAGGACCTCCCCCGCCATCAGCGCCCGGCTGCGCCGTGACAGGTCCCCGATCAGCGCCTTCTTCCAGGGGCTCCACACGCCGGGGCCGGTGGCGAGCGAGTCGGCCTCGGCCAGCGCGGTGAGCAGGTCCAGCAGCAGGCCGCCGGTGCCGGGGGCGCCGTCGCGCACCGCCTCGTCGAGGGTCTCGACGACCCGCGTCACGGTGGCCGGGTCCTCCAGGTCGCGGCGGGTGGCGGTGTGCGGCAGGAGCAGGTGGTGGCGGACCATCGCGCCGAGCACGGTGACGTCGGGCTCGGAGAACCCGAGCCGGCGCCCGACCTGCACCGCGAGGGACTCCCCCACCACCGAGTGGTCGCCGCCGCGGCCCTTGCCGATGTCGTGCAGCAGCGTGCCGACCAGCAGCAGGTCGGGCCGGGCGACGCGGGTGGTCAGCCGCGCGACCTGCGCGGTGGCCTCGACGAGGTGCCGGTCGACGGTCCAGACGTGCGCGCGGTCGCGCGGGGGCAGGTCGCGCACCGCGCCCCACTCCGGGAACAGGCGCCCCCACAGGCCGGTGCGGTCGAGCGCCTCGACGACGTCGACGAGCGGGCGCCCGGTGCCCAGCAGCGACAGCAGCTCGCCCAGGGCGTCGCGGGGCCAGGGCTCGCGCAGCTCGGGGGCGGTGTCGGCGAGCCGGTGCAGGGTGCCCGCGGCGACCGGGAGGCCGGTGCGGGCGGCGGTGGCGGCCACGCGCAGCACCAGCGCGGGGTCGCGCGGCGCGGCGGCGTCGCGGGCCAGCGCGACCTCCCCCGCGTGCTCGACGACCCCGGAGTCGAGCGGGCGCCGGACGGGGCTGCGCCGCAGGGCCGCGAGGCCGCGGCGGGGCAGCGCCCCCTTCGCCGAGCGCAGGCTGGTCTCGGCGCTGAACGCCACTGCCCGCGCCGCGCCGGACAACGCGCGGGCGAGCTCGAAGCGGTCGCCGATCTCCAGGACGGCGGCGACCTCGTCGGCGTCCTGGGCCCGCAGGACGTCGCGGGCGCGCCCGGCGAGGCGGTGCAGCTCGGTGCGGACGTCGAGCAGCAGCCGCTGCGCCTCCAGGACGTCGCCGCCGGGGCGGTCGACGAGCTGGGCGGCGGCGAGGGCGTCGACGAGCTGGATGTCGCGCAGCCCGCCGTGGCCGTTCTTCAGGTCGGGCTCCACGCGGTGGGCGACGTCGCCGATCTTGCGCCAGCGGCCCTGCGCGGCCTCGACGATCTCGTCGAAGCGGCTGCGGATGCCCGCGCGCCAGGCCTGACGGACGGCGTTCTGCACGGTGGAGGTGAGCGCCGGGTCACCGGCGATGTGACGGATCTCGAGCAGCCCGAAGGCCGCCCGGAGGTCGGTGGCCGCCACCTGGACGGCCTGGCCCGGCGTGCGCACGGAGTGGTCGAGGCCGATGCCGGCGTCCCACAGCGGGTACCAGAGCTGGTCGGCGAGCCGGTCGACGTCCTTGCGGCCGTCGTGCAGCAGCACGAGGTCGAGGTCGGACCACGGCGCGAGCTCGCGGCGGCCCAGCGCGCCGACCGCGACGAGTGCGGCCCGGTCGGTGATGCCGATGGAGGCGGCCCGTGAGGACAGCCAGAAGTCGTGGAGGTCGACGAGCGCGGTGCGCAGCGCCTCCGGGGACAGCCGCCGCCTGCCCTCGCCCACCTGGAGCAGCACGGCTTTGGCCCGCACCAGGTCCTGCGCGTCCCCCGCGGACGACGACACGGCGATCGCGTCGCTCACAGCGCGTCGGCGCCCCGCTCACCGGTGCGGACCCGGACCACCGTCTCCAGCGGGGTGACCCACACCTTGCCGTCGCCGATCTTGCCGGTGCGCGCGGCGGTGATCACGGCGTCGATCACCTTCTCCACCACGCCGTCGTCGACGACGACCTCGACGCGCACCTTCGGCACGAAGTCGACCTGGTAGTCGGCGCCGCGGTAGACCTCGGTGTGGCCGCGCTGCCGGCCGTAGCCCGACACCTCGCTCACGGTCATGCCGGCGACGTCGAGGGTCTCCAGGCCGGAGCGCACGTCGTCCAGGGCGAAGGGCTTGACGATCGCCGTCACGAGCATCATCTCGGGGTTCTCCGATCGGTGACGAACCGGACACTAAGGGGGGAAGGCGCCGGGCCCGCCGCTCCTCGACGAGGTGCGGCGGGCCCGGGACGAGCGGTCGAGCTCAGATCGCGTCGGTGCCGCGCTCGCCGGTGCGGACCCGGATCACGCTCTCGACGGGGGTGACCCAGACCTTGCCGTCACCGATCTTGCCGGTGCGGGCGGCCTCGACCACCGCGTCCACGACCTTCTCCGCGAGGGTGTCGTCGGCGACGACCTCCACCCGGACCTTGGGCACGAAGTCGACGGAGTACTCCGCACCGCGGTAGACCTCGGTGTGGCCCTTCTGCCGCCCGTAGCCCTGCACCTCGCTGACCGTCATGCCCAGGACGCCGATCTGCTCCAGCGCCCCCTTGACGTCCTCGAGGACGAACGGCTTGACGATCGCCGTGACCAGCTTCATCGCTCAGACCTCCTGACCGGCGGTGGCCGGCTCGTGGTCGCGCGCCGACTGGGTCGACGCCCCCGCGGCCGGGCGCAGGTTGCCGCCGCCCCGCAGGGTCGAGAAGTCGTAGCCCGACTCCGCGTGCTCGGTCTCGTCGATGCCCGTGGCCTCGTCCTCGTCGGAGATGCGCAGGCCGATCGTGAACTTCAGCGCGAAGGCGATGATCGCCGTGCCGATGCCGGAGTAGGCGAGCACCGCGAGCGCCCCGACGGCCTGGCGCCAGAGCTGGTCGACGCCGCCGCCGTAGAGCAGGCCGTCGACGCCGGCCGCGGAGTCGGCGGTGGCGAAGAAGCCGATGAGCAGCGTGCCGGCGAGACCGCCGACGAGGTGGACGCCGACGACGTCGAGCGAGTCGTCGAAGCCGAAGCGGAACTTCAGGCCGACGGCCAGGGCGCACAGGACGCTGGCGATGGCACCGACCGCGATGGCGCCCAGCGGCGACACCGAGGAGCAGGCCGGGGTGATCGCGACGAGGCCCGCGACGACGCCGGAGGCGGCACCGAGGCTCGTGGGGTGACCGTCGCGGAAGCGCTCGACGAGCAGCCAGGCGATCATGGCCGCCGCGGTGGCGACGATGGTGTTGAGGAAGGCGAACGCCGAGATGGCGCCCGAGCCGACCGCGGAGCCGGCGTTGAAGCCGAACCAGCCGAACCACAGGATGCCGGCGCCGAGCATGACCAGCGTGAGGTTGTGCGGGCGCATGGGCTCGCGCGGCCAGCCGCGGCGCTTGCCGATGACGATCGCGAGGACCAGCGCGGCGATACCGGCGTTGATGTGGACGGCCGTGCCGCCCGCGAAGTCGATCGCGGCGAGGTCGTTGGCGATCCAGCCGCCCGCACCCGCGGTGACGTCGTCGAAGGCGAAGACCCAGTGCGCGACGGGGAAGTAGATGACCGACACCCAGATGCCGGCGAAGACCAGCCAGGAGCCGAACTTCATGCGGTCGGCGACCGCACCCGAGATCAGGGCGACGGTGATGATCGCGAACGTGGCCTGGAAGCCGACGAACACCAGGGTCGGGATCGTGCCGACCAGCGGGACGGCCACCTCGGCGCCGGTCTCGGCGTCGGCGAGGTAGGTGCCCGCGGTGAGGCCCTGCAGGCCGGCGAACTGCGCCGGGTCACCGACGATGCCCGCGTCGCCGACGCTCGTGCCGAACGTCATCGAGTAGCCGTAGAGCACCCACAGGACGCCGACCAGGCCGACCGAGGCGAAGCTCATCATCATCATGTTCAGCACGCTCTTGCTGCGCACCATGCCGCCGTAGAACAGCGCGAGTCCCGGTGTCATGAGCAACACCAGGGCCGTCGCCGTCATCATCCAGGCGGTATCGCCGGTATCGGGCACTCCAGGCACGTCGACTCCTTCCCGTCTGCGCCGCGCTCCGTCCGGAGTGGACGGGTTCCGCGGCTGGTGCGGGAACTATCGGATCGGCGTGTTTCCGTCGTCCTCCACCGGTGTTTCGGCGACGTGAACGAGGCCCCCTCGCGAGTTACATCCGCATGACGCGTCAGCTCAGCAGGGCGTCGACGTAGGCGGCGGGCTCGAACGGCGCCAGGTCGTCGGGGCCCTCGCCGAGCCCGACGAGCTTCACCGGAACCCCGAGCTCCCGCTGGACGCGGAAGACGATGCCGCCCTTGGCGGTGCCGTCGAGCTTGGTCAGGACGATGCCGGTGACCTTGACGACGTCGCCGAACACCCGCGCCTGCGTCAGCCCGTTCTGGCCCGTGGTGGCGTCGAGGACGAGGAGCACCTCGTCGACCTCGGCCTGGCGCGACACGACCCGCTTCACCTTGTCGAGCTCGTCCATCAGGCCGGTCTTGGTGTGCAGCCGGCCCGCGGTGTCGAGCAGCACCACGTCGGCGCCCTCGCCGGCGCCGCGCTTGACGGCGTCGAACGCGACGCTCGCCGGGTCGGCCCCCTCGGCGCCGCGCACGACGGTCGCCCCGGCCCGCTCGCCCCAGGTGACGAGCTGCTCGGCGGCGGCGGCGCGGAACGTGTCGGCCGCGCCGAGCACCACCCGGTGCCCGCCCGCGACGAGCACCCGTGCCAGCTTGCCGGTGGTCGTGGTCTTGCCGGTGCCGTTGACGCCGACGACGAGCAGCACCGCGGGCCGCCCGTCGTGGGGCAGCGCGCGGACGGAGCGGTCGAGCTCGGGGCGCAGGGCCTCGGTGAGGACGTCCTTGAGCAGCTGGCGGGCCTGCTCGGCGGTGCGGACGCCGCGGGCCGCCAGCTCGGTGCGGAGCCGGTCGATCAGCTCGGCGGTGGTCTCGGGGCCGAGGTCGGCCTGCAGGAGGGTGGCCTCGACGTCCTCCCACGACTCCTCGTCCAGCTCCCCCGCGCCGAGCAGGCCCAGCAGTCCCTGGCCGAAGCCGGAGCGGGAGCGGGCGAGGCGGCCGCGGAGGCGCTCGAGCCGGCCGCCGGGTGGGGCGATCTCCTCGGTGGGGGTCGGGGCCGGGGTGGTGGGGGCCGGGGTCGTGTCGGTCGGGGGTGTGGTCGGTGTCGTGGTCGGGGGTGTCGCGGTTGGTGTCGCCGTCGGGGGCGTCGCCGTCGGTGTCGCCGTCGGGGGCGTCGCCGTCGGGGCGCTCGGCGCGGTCGGGGCCGAGCCGTTGGTGGACGGGACCGGGGTCGCCGTCGGGGGCCGCTCGGTCGTCCGGGGCGGTTCGGTCGTGGGGGCCGAGGGGGCCGTCGGAGCCGTCGGAGCCGACGGGGCCGTCGGGGCCGACGACGTCCCCAGCGGCGGCATGGGGGTGGCCGTCGTCGGCTCGGCGTCGACGGGGCGCTCCGCCTCGGGGCGGGTGGTGGTGTCGAGCCCGGGGGTGACGTCGGCCGGGGGCGCGGTGGCGGCCGGCGGCTCGACCGGCGGCGCGGACGGGGTGGCAGCACCGGTGCCGGGGGCGAACGAGAACCCGCCGCCGGCCTGGTAGGTGCCACCGCGCGGCTTGGGCTTGGCGGCCTCGTCGGCGCGCTCCAGCTCCTCGGCCTGGCGCAGGCTGATGCGGCGGCGGTTGCGGAGCACCAGCCCCACGACGAGGGCGATGAGCACGACCGCAGCCACGACCGCGACGACGATCCACAGGGTCTCCGGGGTCACCCGACCAGCCTGTCATGCCCCGGCCGAGCCCACCGGCCCCGGCACCCCACCCACCGTGATCGTCGGAAGTGCACCACCACGGCCCCCGTCACGGCCCTGCCGTCGCACTCCCGACGATCATCGGCCGGTGATCGCCGGAACCGCACCACCACGGTCCCCCCGACGACCCCCACGTGACACTCCCGGCGATCACCGGCACGACCCGCCCCCGCCCGCCCGCCGCCACGCGTCCCCGCCCGCCGCTCACTCACCCCGCCCGCCGCTCACCCACCCGCCCGTTGCAGGAAGGCCACCTTCACGCCACGAACCGTCCACAAGGTGGCCTTGCTGCAACTCGGGCCGCGCCACCCCGGACCGCGCCACCCCGCGCCGTCCCCGCCCGAACACCACCCCAGCCCGGCCCAACCCCCAGAAACAGGTCGTGAGCGCCAACCGTGCCCCCAGCCACGGTTTCCGCTCACGGGCTCTCAGCTCGCCGGCCTCAACCGCTGGCTGATCACCGTCGTGATCCCGTCCCCCCGCATCGCCACGCCGTACAGCGCGTCGGCGACCTCCATCGTCGGCTTCTGGTGCGTGATCACGATGAGCTGGCTGGTGGCGCGCAGCTCCTCCATCAGGCTGATCAGGCGCCGGAGGTTGACGTCGTCGAGGGCGGCCTCGATCTCGTCGAGGATGTAGAACGGCGAGGGGCGGGCGCGGAAGATCGCGACCAGCAGGGCCATGGCCGTCAGCGACCGCTCCCCGCCCGACAGCAGCGACAGCCGCTTGACCTTCTTGCCCGGCGGGCGGGCCTCGACCTCGACCCCGGTGGTCAGCATGTCCTCGGGGTCGGTGAGCACGAGCCGGCCCTCGCCGCCGGGGAACAGGGTCTCGAAGACCACCGTGAACTCGCGCGCCACGTCCTCGTACGCCTGCGCGAACACCTCGAGGATCTTGTCGTCGACCTCGCGGACGACGGTGAGCAGGTCGCGGCGGGTGTTCTTGAGGTCCTCGAGCTGCGTCGACAGGAACCGGTAGCGCTCCTCCAGCGCCGCGAACTCCTCCAGCGCGAGCGGGTTGACCCGGCCCAGCAGCGCCAGGTCCTTCTCCGCGCGGGCCGCCCGGCGCTCCTGCGTGGCGCGGTCGTAGGGCATGGCGGGCGGGGCGGTGACGTCCTCGCCCCGCTCGCGCGCCGCCTCGTACTCCGCGACCTCGGCGAGCGAGGCGGGCACCGGGGCGTCCGGCCCGTACTCGGCGACGAGGTCCTCGACGCCCAGGCCGTGGTCGGCCAGCACCTTCTCCGTGACCTGCTCGAGGCGCAGCCGCGACTGCGCGCGCAGCACCTCGTCGCGGTGCACGGCGTCGGTCAGCTTCTCCATCAGCGCGGTGAGGCGCTGCGCGGTGAGCCGGACCTCGCCGAGCTCGCGCTCGCGCGCGTCGCGGGCGGCGGCGGCCGCGTCGCGCTCGGCCGCGGCGACGGCCAGGGACTGCGCGATCCGCGCGCACGCCACCTCCCCCGCCTCGACGACGAGCGCGGCCACCGCGGCCCCGCGCTCCCGCGCCTCCCGGGCGGCCGCGGCGCGCTCGCGGGCC contains these protein-coding regions:
- the ftsY gene encoding signal recognition particle-docking protein FtsY; this encodes MTPETLWIVVAVVAAVVLIALVVGLVLRNRRRISLRQAEELERADEAAKPKPRGGTYQAGGGFSFAPGTGAATPSAPPVEPPAATAPPADVTPGLDTTTRPEAERPVDAEPTTATPMPPLGTSSAPTAPSAPTAPTAPSAPTTEPPRTTERPPTATPVPSTNGSAPTAPSAPTATPPTATPTATPPTATPTATPPTTTPTTPPTDTTPAPTTPAPTPTEEIAPPGGRLERLRGRLARSRSGFGQGLLGLLGAGELDEESWEDVEATLLQADLGPETTAELIDRLRTELAARGVRTAEQARQLLKDVLTEALRPELDRSVRALPHDGRPAVLLVVGVNGTGKTTTTGKLARVLVAGGHRVVLGAADTFRAAAAEQLVTWGERAGATVVRGAEGADPASVAFDAVKRGAGEGADVVLLDTAGRLHTKTGLMDELDKVKRVVSRQAEVDEVLLVLDATTGQNGLTQARVFGDVVKVTGIVLTKLDGTAKGGIVFRVQRELGVPVKLVGLGEGPDDLAPFEPAAYVDALLS